TTCTACTCCTAATCCATCAAGGATTTGTTCATCACCTAGAGCCCCTAATGTAGTAATTGTCAAAATTTGAGTTTGTCCTCTTGTAAATAAACCTGAACCATGAGTTCTGTTTAGCAACCCGACTTCACAAGATACCGGTCGAACTTCTTCAATTTCACGACCATCAGGACGAATTTTTTCAATTGTTATCATCTTACGAACAAGTGATTTAACTATTTTTTGCAATGTTAATTGAATATTTTTTGCGTCGTCAGGATATTTTTCAGCAAAAAACATTGCAACATCAGCTTTAATTTCACTTACTTCTGCTTCACGAGCTAATTTATCAGGATTTCTTAACGCCTTATCTAATTTTTCCAGTGCATAATCTTTAACATCAGTTATAATTTCTTCAGGAATTTCAAAAAGCTTCATTTGGCGTTTTTCTTTGCCTATTTCAGCAACAATCTTATTTTGGAATTCAATGATTGTCTTTATTGCATCATGACCAAAAATAATCGCATTTAAAATTACTTCTTCTGATAACTCATTGGCACCAGCTTCCACCATCATTACAGCATCATAAGATCCAGCCACAACTAAGTTCAGTTCACTTTCATTTTGCTGAGCAGTAGTTGGATTTAAGATAAATTCATCATTAATTAGTCCAACTCTTACTCCCGCAATTGGTCCTTCAAAAGGAATATCGGAAATGGATAACGCACAAGAAGCACCAATCATGGCTGTAATATCTGGGGCATTATCTTGTTCTACTGATAATACCGTTGCAACAATTTGAACATCATTTCTAAAGCCATCCGCAAATAATGGACGAATAGGTCTATCAATTAAACGACTTGCTAAAATAGAAGATTCACTAGGACGTCCTTCACGTTTTATAAATCCGCCGGGAATTTTACCAACAGAATACAATTTTTCTTCATAATCAACCGTTAATGGGAAAAAGTCAATTCCCTCTCTTGGCTCTTTGGAAGCAGTTGCTGCTACTAATACAGCAGTATCACCATAACGCACTAGTACTGCGCCACCAGCTTGTTTAGCCATTTTACCTGATTCAATAATTAGCGGTCTACCGCCTAATTGCATCTCAAAACTATGCATGAATTTTCCTCCTATACAATTCACCTTTATATTTATCTCAAAAAGTTATTTTCGACATAAAAAAATATTTTCCCTCTAAAAATATATAAAAATAAAAAGCGGGAATACTCCCGCTTATATTTTACTTACGTAAATTCAATTTAGCAATGATTGTACGGTAACGTTCAATATCAATGTTACGTAAATAATTTAATAAACGTCTACGTTGACCAACCATTTTCAATAATCCACGACGTGAATGATGATCTTTTTTGTGCTCTTTTAAATGATCAGTTAAATAACTGATGCGAGCTGTTAATAATGCAACTTGTACCTCTGGTGATCCAGTGTCACCTTCATGTGTACGATAAGTTTCGATTAATTGTTGTTTTTGTTCAACTGTTAACATTATAAATTCCTCCTATTAATTAAATTGTAAATGTAACCAATACCCACGATACC
This region of Negativicutes bacterium genomic DNA includes:
- a CDS encoding polyribonucleotide nucleotidyltransferase, producing the protein MHSFEMQLGGRPLIIESGKMAKQAGGAVLVRYGDTAVLVAATASKEPREGIDFFPLTVDYEEKLYSVGKIPGGFIKREGRPSESSILASRLIDRPIRPLFADGFRNDVQIVATVLSVEQDNAPDITAMIGASCALSISDIPFEGPIAGVRVGLINDEFILNPTTAQQNESELNLVVAGSYDAVMMVEAGANELSEEVILNAIIFGHDAIKTIIEFQNKIVAEIGKEKRQMKLFEIPEEIITDVKDYALEKLDKALRNPDKLAREAEVSEIKADVAMFFAEKYPDDAKNIQLTLQKIVKSLVRKMITIEKIRPDGREIEEVRPVSCEVGLLNRTHGSGLFTRGQTQILTITTLGALGDEQILDGLGVEESKRYMHHYNFPAFSVGETRPSRGPGRREIGHGALAERALVPVLPSTEEFPYTLRLVSEVLESNGSSSMGSVCGSTLSLMNAGVPIKRPVSGVAMGLVKDGDYYTILTDIQGLEDALGDMDFKVAGTTKGITAIQMDIKIDGLTRDILKDALAQANRGRSNILNKMLEVIPEPSKELSPFAPRIITMKINPDKIRDVIGPGGKIIKKIIDETGVSIDIQDDGNVFIAAVDVEAGNKAVNIIESLVREVEIGGVYNGKVTRLMAFGAFVEILPGKEGLVHISQLALERVEKVEDVVSVGDEIMVKVTEVDRQGRVNLSRKDLLKAATEKEAQVAE
- the rpsO gene encoding 30S ribosomal protein S15 translates to MLTVEQKQQLIETYRTHEGDTGSPEVQVALLTARISYLTDHLKEHKKDHHSRRGLLKMVGQRRRLLNYLRNIDIERYRTIIAKLNLRK